In Oenanthe melanoleuca isolate GR-GAL-2019-014 chromosome 10, OMel1.0, whole genome shotgun sequence, a single window of DNA contains:
- the MRPS11 gene encoding 28S ribosomal protein S11, mitochondrial, producing the protein MAVTGQRVLGWGARAAALCRGLRSGPPRLQDTAGAAAKETEKQSATEQSSSILQRNSMRWDGKVYEEVPIAHIKATYNNTHIQVVSFDNQPFSRTSCGTEGFQNAKKGTAIAAQTAAMAAAVAAIKGLTMGGLEVISITDNTPVPHNGCRPRKARRL; encoded by the exons ATGGCGGTCACCGGGCAGcgagtgctgggctgggg ggcccgcgccgccgcccTGTGCCGCGGGCTGCGCTCCGGCCCCCCGAGGCTGCAGGACACGGCGGGGGCGGCTGCCAAGGAGACGGAGAAGCAGAGCGCGACCGAGCAGAG CTCTTCAATCCTGCAGAGGAACTCCATGAGATGGGATGGCAAGGTTTATGAAGAGGTCCCGATAGCTCACATCAAAGCAACGTACAACAA CACGCACATCCAGGTGGTGAGCTTTGACAACCAGCCGTTTTCCCGCACGTCCTGCGGCACAGAGGGCTTCCAGAACGCCAAGAAGGGCACGGCCATCGCAGCCCAGACCGCAGCCATGGCCGCAGCTGTG GCTGCCATCAAGGGGCTGACAATGGGAGGTTTGGAGGTCATCTCCATCACAGACAACACCCCAGTCCCCCACAATGGCTGCCGCCCACGCAAAGCCAGGAGACTGTGA
- the MRPL46 gene encoding 39S ribosomal protein L46, mitochondrial, translating to MAALLAAPARPSGAGHAGSGAAAAGHCGAMAAPLARGSARWVCGAAAERPWRLFGAMCLLRLPRITQPLEKEEEEVAALMEQLELEKSQYSDHEIRKLEEEEQLRRKKESLYDEDEARGRTVIMAQDLEEKWEQKFLQFKAAPRITDADKSNDRKSLNRKLDSNLMLLVKQKIGNQELWLLPQAEWQPGETLRSTAERAMATFLGDHIQAKVLGNAPYGIYKYKFPRAIRTENNVGAKVFFFKAYLQSSDLSQAELKADYLWVTKKELGDYLKSEYLKKVNRFLLDL from the exons ATGGCGGCGCTGCTGGCGGCTCCAGCCCGCCCGAGCGGCGCGGGGCAcgccgggagcggggcggccgcggcggggcaTTGTGGGGCCATGGCGGCGCCCCTGGCGCGGGGCAGCGCCCGCTGGGTGTGCGGCGCCGCCGCGGAGCGCCCGTGGAGGCTTTTCGGGGCCATGTGCTTGCTGAGGCTTCCCCGAATCACGCAGcctctggaaaaggaggaggaagaggtggCGGCGCTCATGGAGCAG CTAGAGCTGGAGAAGAGCCAGTATTCAGATCATGAAATCCGcaagctggaggaggaggagcagctcaggaggaagaaggaaagctTGTACGATGAGGATGAAGCACGTGGCCGGACGGTGATCATGGCTCAGGACCTGGAGGAGAAATGGGAGCAGAAGTTCCTGCAGTTCAAAGCTGCCCCGCGGATAACAG ATGCTGATAAAAGCAACGATCGAAAGTCATTGAACAGGAAGTTGGACAGCAACCTGATGCTTCTGGTGAAACAGAAAATTGGTAaccaggagctgtggctcctGCCTCAAGCGGAGTGGCAGCCTGGAGAAACACTGCGGAGCACAGCTGAGCGAGCCATGGCTACGTTTTTGG GAGATCACATTCAAGCCAAAGTCCTGGGGAATGCACCATACGGGATTTACAAGTATAAATTCCCCAGGGCCATCAGAACTGAGAATAACGTGGGAGCCAAAGTCTTCTTCTTCAAAGCCTACCTCCAAAGCAGTGATTtgtcccaggcagagctgaaggCAGATTACCTGTGGGTCACAAAGAAGGAGCTGGGAGATTACCTGAAGTCAGAGTACCTGAAAAAAGTCAATCGATTCCTCCTGGACTTGTAA